One Punica granatum isolate Tunisia-2019 chromosome 3, ASM765513v2, whole genome shotgun sequence genomic window carries:
- the LOC116199179 gene encoding protein CHAPERONE-LIKE PROTEIN OF POR1, chloroplastic isoform X1 produces MPVSGLAGCPSRCLSVPTRGSRSRSDEVSFFSAIGRGCALGNFEPLRLQRLSELSVVFRSNGAVSRYRCSRQRDYSIKCAMDASYGDFTNESAGSNVFPRINVRDPYKRLGISREASEDEIQAARNFLVQKYAGHKPSLDAIESAHDKIIMQKFYERKNPKINVKKKVREVTQSRYVQAVMSRFQTPSSKFIIKTSIAFLVLGVLTVLFPTEEGPTLQVALSLIATIYFMHDRLMSKWRALFYSAGAFITSWLLGTFLMVSVIPPMFKGLRGFEVTTSLITYILLWAASTYLK; encoded by the exons ATGCCTGTATCTGGACTGGCTGGATGTCCTTCGAGATGTCTATCGGTGCCTACTCGAGGCTCCAGGTCCAGGTCTGATGAAGTCTCATTCTTTTCGGCTATAGGACGTGGGTGTGCTCTCGGGAATTTTGAACCCCTTCGTCTTCAGAGGTTGTCTGAGCTTAGTGTGGTTTTTAG GAGCAATGGGGCAGTTTCAAGATACAGATGCAGTAGACAACGAGACTATTCGATCAAGTGTGCGATGGATGCATCTTATGGTGATTTTACTAATGAATCAGCAG GCTCTAATGTCTTTCCTAGGATTAACGTACGGGACCCATATAAGAGGCTGGGAATCAGCAGAGAGGCTTCTGAGGATGAAATCCAAGCTGCAAGGAATTTCTTGGTACAGAAGTATGCTGGGCACAAACCCAGTCTCGATGCAATTGAATCAGCCCATGATAAAATAATCATGCAGAAGTTCTATGAAAGGAAGAACCCAAAAATCAATGTCAAGAAAAAGGTCAGAGAAGTTACTCAATCCCGTTATGTGCAGGCCGTGATGAGTAGATTTCAGACTCCATCCTCGAAGTTCATTATAAAAACATCCATAGCATTTCTAGTTCTTGGAGTTCTGACTGTTCTATTTCCTACGGAAGAAGGCCCCACTCTTCAGGTAGCCCTATCTCTGATAGCTACCATATATTTCATGCATGATCGACTAATGAGCAAATGGCGAGCTCTATTCTACAG TGCTGGAGCTTTCATCACCTCGTGGTTGCTGGGGACCTTCTTGATGGTTTCTGTGATTCCACCAATGTTCAAGGGTCTGAGGGGCTTCGAAGTGACGACTTCATTGATAACCTATATTCTCCTCTGGGCTGCCTCTACTTATCTAAAGTAA
- the LOC116199179 gene encoding protein CHAPERONE-LIKE PROTEIN OF POR1, chloroplastic isoform X2, whose protein sequence is MPVSGLAGCPSRCLSVPTRGSRSRSDEVSFFSAIGRGCALGNFEPLRLQRSNGAVSRYRCSRQRDYSIKCAMDASYGDFTNESAGSNVFPRINVRDPYKRLGISREASEDEIQAARNFLVQKYAGHKPSLDAIESAHDKIIMQKFYERKNPKINVKKKVREVTQSRYVQAVMSRFQTPSSKFIIKTSIAFLVLGVLTVLFPTEEGPTLQVALSLIATIYFMHDRLMSKWRALFYSAGAFITSWLLGTFLMVSVIPPMFKGLRGFEVTTSLITYILLWAASTYLK, encoded by the exons ATGCCTGTATCTGGACTGGCTGGATGTCCTTCGAGATGTCTATCGGTGCCTACTCGAGGCTCCAGGTCCAGGTCTGATGAAGTCTCATTCTTTTCGGCTATAGGACGTGGGTGTGCTCTCGGGAATTTTGAACCCCTTCGTCTTCAGAG GAGCAATGGGGCAGTTTCAAGATACAGATGCAGTAGACAACGAGACTATTCGATCAAGTGTGCGATGGATGCATCTTATGGTGATTTTACTAATGAATCAGCAG GCTCTAATGTCTTTCCTAGGATTAACGTACGGGACCCATATAAGAGGCTGGGAATCAGCAGAGAGGCTTCTGAGGATGAAATCCAAGCTGCAAGGAATTTCTTGGTACAGAAGTATGCTGGGCACAAACCCAGTCTCGATGCAATTGAATCAGCCCATGATAAAATAATCATGCAGAAGTTCTATGAAAGGAAGAACCCAAAAATCAATGTCAAGAAAAAGGTCAGAGAAGTTACTCAATCCCGTTATGTGCAGGCCGTGATGAGTAGATTTCAGACTCCATCCTCGAAGTTCATTATAAAAACATCCATAGCATTTCTAGTTCTTGGAGTTCTGACTGTTCTATTTCCTACGGAAGAAGGCCCCACTCTTCAGGTAGCCCTATCTCTGATAGCTACCATATATTTCATGCATGATCGACTAATGAGCAAATGGCGAGCTCTATTCTACAG TGCTGGAGCTTTCATCACCTCGTGGTTGCTGGGGACCTTCTTGATGGTTTCTGTGATTCCACCAATGTTCAAGGGTCTGAGGGGCTTCGAAGTGACGACTTCATTGATAACCTATATTCTCCTCTGGGCTGCCTCTACTTATCTAAAGTAA
- the LOC116199178 gene encoding probable pectinesterase 53 translates to MGVASPPRVTLAAILTSLLVLALLLGVESSSSFGPNGSNGLVSIEKDYAKWLRQVGSFRHSLTKNRESCTNKKKVPEACLIVRVSKRKQSGAFQSVQKAISSVPTINNCRVVIFVGPGTYREKVEIPATMAYVTLKGSGADRTIIEWDDTADRKGPNGRPLGTYASATFAVNSPHFIAKNITFKNNAPLPPSGALGKQAVAFRISADKAAFKSCRFIGAQDTLYDHTGRHYFENCYIEGSVDFVFGDGLSLYRNCHLHAVTNSYGALTAQKRESLLDETGFSFVECRVTGSGALYLGRAWGTFSRVVFAYTYMDKIITPRGWYDWGDKNREMTVFFGQYKCLGPGAAYEARVPWSRELTSEEAEPFISLDFIDGNEWLPKS, encoded by the exons ATGGGAGTGGCTTCTCCTCCTCGGGTTACTCTCGCAGCAATCCTAACAAGCCTTCTAGTGCTCGCACTGCTGCTCGGGGTCGAGAGCTCTTCTTCCTTTGGCCCGAATGGCTCGAATGGCTTGGTGTCAATCGAGAAGGACTACGCGAAGTGGCTGAGGCAGGTGGGCTCTTTCAGGCATTCCCTGACAAAGAATCGGGAGAGTTGCACCAACAAGAAGAAGGTGCCTGAGGCCTGCTTGATCGTCAGAGTATCCAAGAGGAAGCAATCAGGAGCCTTCCAGTCGGTGCAGAAGGCTATAAGTTCGGTCCCTACCATCAACAACTGCCGGGTCGTCATCTTTGTCGGCCCGGGAACTTACCG GGAGAAGGTTGAGATTCCAGCAACAATGGCCTACGTTACCCTGAAAGGATCTGGGGCGGACAGGACGATCATTGAATGGGACGACACTGCAGACCGAAAAGGGCCGAATGGGCGTCCACTGGGCACGTACGCCTCTGCAACATTCGCCGTGAACTCTCCCCACTTCATCGCCAAGAACATTACCTTCAAG AACAATGCACCCTTACCGCCTTCCGGAGCGCTCGGGAAGCAGGCTGTGGCCTTCCGAATCTCCGCAGATAAGGCAGCCTTCAAGAGCTGCAGGTTCATAGGAGCACAAGACACGCTGTACGACCACACGGGCAGGCACTACTTCGAGAACTGCTACATCGAGGGCTCCGTGGACTTTGTGTTCGGGGACGGCCTCTCCTTATACAGGAACTGCCACCTGCACGCCGTGACAAACAGCTACGGTGCCCTGACGGCCCAGAAGAGGGAGAGCTTGCTGGACGAGACCGGGTTCTCGTTCGTCGAGTGCAGGGTCACAGGGTCGGGTGCCCTCTACCTGGGCCGGGCATGGGGGACTTTCTCGAGGGTCGTATTCGCTTACACTTACATGGATAAGATCATCACCCCCAGAGGATGGTACGACTGGGGAGACAAGAACCGGGAAAT GACCGTATTCTTCGGGCAGTACAAGTGCTTGGGACCAGGGGCTGCTTACGAAGCGCGAGTGCCGTGGTCGAGGGAGCTCACAAGTGAAGAGGCTGAACCGTTTATTTCTCTCGATTTTATTGATGGGAATGAATGGCTTCCGAAGTCGTGA